A stretch of the Buchananella sp. 14KM1171 genome encodes the following:
- a CDS encoding FtsK/SpoIIIE domain-containing protein, protein MWAIDVIEGADLGARFLLPTGTSRLGRGPDSLSDPRVSRFHLEVRAGRGGVTWRYAPGVRPAATGVAGRTGRAGWRHWRPGEVVRLGQTALALRPLTVGSTVPDAAGGHGGAEGGTSDKTGQIGQPGGHDGPSLSGLTASPLSAPLPAVGAGSRAGTSVPGAADTVGAAGWSLDDEREHALGGSGGQDSGLSGYGRYAGGGARGKAGLGTWVARLAMPVVFMLAWPLLRTGGWRRAALVIGAAVVAWALLRWVGAPLWRRLSARVREYRTRRLVRSDPARLLYSVLPRLAAQFPAPAAGSARTAPGVARQLSLSLDATGFAAGGAGSVGRIARPAGARPGGVRSGGARVGRAWARVGEGTVIGTVGEDGFALALWLSVQALCLGWRVEWVSARHSPAAGGSTAVTETQAGTFPAPGTVPAPGTFPAPGVGGPAGDSSRPARLYLAWAPTEAQLPHCRLLAPAGPLPGANWRSSAQRFWAARVLLPWPGRAESGWASTQRALTGRDRAQPGPARPGRGELVPPAGTHPQRLPAWGTAPDPFSLCPLGRAELTFARSHPSLRAPIGVGQGGPVYLDLERDGPHALVAGRTGSGKSELLTFFLTGLALRNSPADLNLLLFDYKGGATFNPLRVLPHTVAVLTDLDGAAGERALQALQVELARRERLLTEFGRREVGQLPPGQRPAALVVAVDEFRVLRDSHPHLLATLLRLAAQGRSLGMHLVLATQRPAGAISPEIAANTSVRICLRVSTEVDSRDVLGHAGACLLPSPGGALVQTDAEVEIRTPALGTGRQSWREQSARACAELGGSPARPLWAPPLPAAIPVERVATAACPYPALVVDDVAAQAWTPIAAPVRSVLVAGGSGSGKSIACAQLAASAWAAGGRVCVLAHPGNPAWEPWWDLPGFAAVDGRDSRHIERLLAWWGSLAPGALEGAVLVIDDADQLDAPGSSVVDSLVRSFHSLGGACILACSQTRGLARLAPGRLLLAGAPAELMPRAAQGGPGPATPGAAPPPAPSAPGRGLWLAEAWVACQVTLPSGAAAGIARGQAAEREAARERIAQPVRPGVPSAAAAAVQRDQVAMSVDLGAPGVLHQRAAAWTAQNPALPGPCRLAQLPPPAPPAPPVGAAPGAARALPGVAGAPAPTTLPAPADQGGWRGPGSTGGPSGTGGPRGRGGPGGQLDWLGVGMSPAGPVWVPSNVAVIGAPGALRDQVEAGLRMQLRPATSPAAGEPAGGEADCPVVAASPEEALGALRGPLAEAKARGALVFVGRLSRAARALAPVDLGQSSLHPDGAIVVYRSVQEVRLCQELSGVGVEHRPQHAQG, encoded by the coding sequence GTGTGGGCGATAGACGTGATTGAGGGCGCGGACCTGGGGGCCAGGTTCCTGCTGCCTACCGGCACCAGTCGGCTCGGCAGGGGCCCGGACTCCCTCAGCGATCCCCGGGTGTCCAGGTTCCACCTGGAGGTCCGCGCGGGTCGGGGCGGAGTGACCTGGCGCTACGCGCCCGGGGTCCGGCCCGCCGCCACCGGGGTGGCCGGTCGGACGGGGCGCGCGGGCTGGCGGCACTGGCGCCCCGGCGAGGTGGTCAGGCTGGGGCAGACCGCCCTGGCGCTGCGGCCGCTCACCGTCGGCAGCACGGTCCCAGACGCAGCGGGCGGGCACGGCGGGGCGGAGGGCGGAACGTCGGACAAAACAGGGCAAATCGGGCAGCCGGGCGGGCACGACGGGCCGAGCTTGTCCGGCCTGACCGCCTCGCCGCTGAGCGCTCCCTTGCCTGCGGTGGGCGCGGGGAGCAGGGCGGGCACAAGCGTGCCGGGCGCGGCGGATACAGTCGGGGCTGCAGGCTGGTCCCTGGACGACGAGCGCGAGCACGCCCTAGGCGGAAGCGGCGGGCAGGACTCGGGGCTGAGCGGCTACGGACGGTATGCCGGTGGTGGCGCGCGGGGAAAGGCAGGTCTCGGCACCTGGGTGGCGCGGCTGGCGATGCCGGTGGTGTTCATGCTCGCCTGGCCGCTCCTGCGCACCGGCGGGTGGCGGCGGGCCGCGCTGGTGATCGGCGCGGCCGTGGTGGCGTGGGCGCTCCTGCGCTGGGTGGGAGCGCCACTTTGGCGCAGGCTCTCCGCGCGGGTGCGCGAGTACCGCACCCGCCGCCTAGTGAGATCGGACCCGGCCCGGCTGCTCTACTCCGTCCTGCCGCGCCTGGCCGCCCAGTTCCCCGCCCCTGCGGCGGGTAGCGCGAGGACGGCACCCGGGGTGGCCCGGCAGCTCAGCCTGAGCCTGGACGCCACCGGATTCGCGGCGGGAGGTGCGGGGAGCGTCGGGCGGATCGCGCGGCCGGCAGGCGCCCGACCGGGAGGCGTTCGGTCGGGAGGTGCACGGGTGGGGAGAGCCTGGGCGCGGGTGGGCGAGGGCACGGTGATCGGCACCGTGGGGGAGGACGGCTTTGCCCTAGCTCTCTGGCTCTCTGTCCAGGCCCTGTGCCTGGGGTGGCGGGTGGAGTGGGTCAGTGCCAGGCACTCCCCCGCTGCCGGGGGAAGCACCGCCGTCACCGAGACGCAGGCCGGCACCTTCCCAGCGCCCGGCACCGTCCCAGCGCCCGGCACCTTCCCAGCGCCCGGCGTAGGGGGCCCGGCGGGCGATTCGTCCCGGCCCGCCCGGCTTTACCTGGCCTGGGCGCCCACCGAGGCCCAGCTTCCCCACTGCAGACTGCTCGCCCCCGCAGGCCCGCTGCCCGGCGCCAACTGGCGTTCCAGCGCCCAGCGCTTCTGGGCGGCGCGGGTGCTGTTGCCCTGGCCCGGCCGGGCTGAGTCCGGCTGGGCCAGCACCCAACGTGCTCTCACCGGCCGCGACCGCGCTCAACCGGGCCCGGCCAGGCCGGGGCGGGGCGAGCTGGTCCCGCCGGCGGGTACCCATCCGCAGCGGCTCCCGGCATGGGGAACGGCACCAGACCCGTTCTCCCTGTGCCCGCTGGGCCGCGCGGAGCTCACCTTCGCCCGCTCCCACCCGAGCCTGCGCGCCCCCATCGGGGTGGGCCAGGGCGGTCCCGTCTACCTGGACCTGGAGCGGGACGGCCCGCACGCCCTGGTGGCCGGCCGGACGGGGTCGGGCAAGTCGGAGCTGCTGACCTTCTTCCTCACCGGCCTGGCCCTGCGCAATTCGCCGGCCGATCTCAACCTACTCCTGTTCGACTACAAGGGCGGCGCCACCTTCAACCCGCTGCGCGTCCTGCCCCACACTGTCGCGGTCCTGACGGATCTGGACGGCGCGGCGGGCGAGCGCGCCTTGCAGGCTTTGCAGGTGGAGCTGGCCCGCCGGGAACGGCTGCTCACAGAGTTCGGGCGGCGAGAGGTGGGCCAGCTGCCGCCCGGCCAGCGCCCGGCGGCGCTGGTGGTGGCGGTGGACGAATTCCGGGTGCTGCGAGACTCCCACCCGCACCTCCTGGCCACGCTACTGCGCCTGGCGGCGCAGGGCAGGTCGTTGGGGATGCACCTGGTGCTGGCCACGCAGCGGCCTGCGGGAGCGATCAGCCCGGAGATCGCGGCGAACACGTCGGTGCGGATCTGCCTGCGGGTATCCACAGAGGTGGACTCGCGCGACGTGCTTGGCCACGCCGGCGCCTGCCTGCTGCCCTCCCCCGGCGGCGCGTTGGTGCAAACGGACGCGGAGGTGGAGATTCGCACTCCCGCGCTTGGGACTGGACGGCAGTCGTGGCGCGAGCAATCCGCCCGGGCGTGCGCCGAGCTGGGTGGGAGTCCCGCGCGGCCGCTGTGGGCCCCGCCCCTTCCCGCCGCTATCCCAGTGGAGCGCGTGGCGACCGCGGCCTGTCCCTACCCGGCCCTAGTGGTGGACGACGTTGCCGCCCAGGCCTGGACCCCGATTGCCGCCCCCGTGCGAAGCGTCCTGGTGGCGGGAGGGTCCGGGAGCGGCAAGTCGATCGCGTGCGCGCAGCTCGCCGCGAGCGCTTGGGCGGCAGGCGGGCGGGTGTGCGTGCTGGCGCACCCGGGCAATCCGGCGTGGGAGCCGTGGTGGGATTTGCCTGGTTTCGCGGCCGTGGATGGTCGCGACTCCCGACACATCGAACGGCTGCTGGCGTGGTGGGGGTCCCTGGCTCCCGGCGCGTTGGAGGGCGCCGTTTTGGTGATCGACGACGCCGATCAGCTGGACGCCCCGGGCTCGAGCGTGGTCGATTCGCTGGTGCGTAGCTTCCACTCGCTGGGCGGCGCGTGCATCCTGGCCTGCTCGCAAACTCGGGGCCTGGCCCGCCTGGCCCCTGGGCGGCTCCTGCTGGCCGGGGCTCCCGCAGAGCTCATGCCCCGGGCCGCCCAGGGCGGCCCGGGGCCCGCCACCCCCGGTGCTGCGCCTCCGCCGGCTCCGAGTGCCCCGGGGCGGGGCTTGTGGCTGGCGGAGGCGTGGGTGGCTTGCCAGGTCACGCTGCCCTCTGGGGCTGCCGCCGGTATCGCGCGTGGCCAGGCAGCCGAGAGGGAGGCCGCGCGCGAGCGGATAGCGCAGCCGGTTCGTCCGGGGGTGCCTAGCGCGGCAGCGGCGGCGGTCCAGCGCGATCAGGTGGCGATGTCGGTCGATCTGGGGGCGCCGGGTGTACTCCATCAACGGGCTGCGGCATGGACGGCCCAAAACCCCGCGCTGCCGGGCCCCTGCAGGCTGGCGCAGCTCCCACCGCCCGCGCCACCTGCGCCGCCCGTGGGGGCCGCGCCGGGCGCGGCACGTGCCCTGCCCGGCGTGGCCGGTGCTCCCGCACCAACCACCCTCCCGGCGCCCGCCGACCAGGGCGGCTGGCGTGGTCCGGGCAGCACGGGCGGACCGAGTGGGACGGGCGGGCCGCGAGGGCGTGGCGGACCGGGCGGTCAACTGGACTGGCTGGGGGTGGGCATGAGCCCGGCCGGGCCCGTCTGGGTGCCCAGCAACGTGGCGGTGATCGGTGCTCCCGGCGCGCTGCGGGATCAGGTGGAGGCCGGGCTGCGCATGCAGCTGCGGCCCGCCACGAGTCCGGCAGCCGGCGAGCCGGCGGGTGGGGAGGCGGACTGCCCGGTGGTGGCGGCTTCCCCGGAGGAGGCGCTGGGGGCGCTGCGTGGCCCGCTGGCTGAGGCAAAGGCGCGCGGTGCACTGGTGTTCGTGGGCCGGCTCAGCCGCGCGGCGCGGGCGCTGGCACCGGTGGATTTGGGGCAGTCCTCGCTCCACCCGGACGGGGCGATCGTCGTCTACCGCTCCGTGCAGGAGGTGCGGCTATGCCAGGAACTCAGCGGTGTCGGGGTGGAGCATCGACCCCAGCACGCCCAGGGCTAG
- a CDS encoding WhiB family transcriptional regulator → MDWRSSAACLDLDPELFFPVGNTGSAIAQIEAAKSVCAQCKVQSTCLDWALSNGQDFGVWGGKSEDERRSIKRRAARARRAS, encoded by the coding sequence ATGGACTGGCGTAGTAGCGCCGCCTGCCTAGATCTGGACCCCGAGCTGTTCTTCCCGGTGGGGAATACCGGTTCGGCGATCGCCCAGATCGAGGCTGCGAAGTCCGTGTGCGCCCAGTGCAAGGTGCAGAGCACCTGCCTCGACTGGGCACTGAGCAACGGCCAGGACTTCGGTGTCTGGGGCGGCAAGAGTGAGGACGAGCGTCGCTCTATCAAGCGACGCGCAGCGCGAGCCCGCAGGGCCAGCTGA